From Zingiber officinale cultivar Zhangliang chromosome 5B, Zo_v1.1, whole genome shotgun sequence, the proteins below share one genomic window:
- the LOC121986875 gene encoding probable xyloglucan endotransglucosylase/hydrolase protein 26: MEGDKKLKATVAKEQAKLRAFAMEVKVTNNELEVCQKRLNLQEVELAATQEEARSSKVLAEDRPCTGLAMATLHNLIFGFVLLVAMEHALADFNFYKDMACYWGYRNLAVWNNGQNFALGLNNVSGCGIQTRNRFLFGSVEMQIKLVHGNSAGTVTTYYISSTGSKHDEIDFEFLGNVSGQPYIIHTNIWAQGLGRKEVQFYPWFDPTAAFHNYTIHWNPSQIVWFIDGIPIRVFRNYQSYGIAFPNQQAMRAYSSIWNGDSWATRGGQVKINWKSAPFRAFYQQVKLRTCPWYSPASTAQCSAKTPANWWTAPAYSRLSYAQQGQLMWVRKNYMIYNYCQDWKRFKGVLPPECSLPLY, encoded by the exons ATGGAAGGAGATAAAAAACTGAAAGCCACGGTGGCAAAAGAACAAGCCAAACTTAGGGCGTTCGCAATGGAGGTTAAAGTCACCAATAATGAACTAGAGGTCTGCCAAAAGAGGCTTAACCTTCAAGAGGTGGAATTGGCGGCCACTCAGGAGGAGGCTAGATCCAGCAAAGTTCTAGCTGAGGATCGACCAT GCACAGGACTTGCAATGGCGACCTTGCACAATTTGATCTTCGGATTTGTTCTCCTGGTGGCCATGGAGCATGCTCTTGCAGATTTCAACTTCTACAAGGACATGGCCTGCTATTGGGGATATAGAAACTTGGCCGTGTGGAACAATGGCCAAAACTTTGCGCTTGGCCTCAACAACGTCTCAG GTTGTGGGATTCAAACAAGGAATCGGTTCCTCTTTGGAAGCGTAGAAATGCAGATTAAGCTGGTCCATGGAAACTCTGCTGGCACTGTGACTACATATTAT ATATCTTCTACTGGAAGCAAGCACGATGAGATCGATTTCGAGTTCCTCGGCAATGTATCAGGGCAGCCTTACATCATCCACACCAACATCTGGGCTCAAGGCTTGGGGAGAAAAGAGGTGCAGTTCTATCCTTGGTTTGATCCGACTGCTGCTTTTCACAACTACACCATTCACTGGAACCCCAGCCAAATTGT ATGGTTCATCGATGGGATCCCCATCAGGGTTTTCAGAAACTACCAAAGCTATGGAATTGCATTCCCAAATCAGCAAGCGATGAGAGCCTACTCCAGCATTTGGAACGGCGACTCATGGGCGACCAGAGGTGGGCAGGTAAAGATCAACTGGAAGAGTGCACCGTTCAGGGCATTCTACCAGCAGGTGAAGCTGAGAACTTGTCCGTGGTACTCCCCGGCCAGCACTGCGCAGTGTTCGGCAAAAACCCCTGCCAACTGGTGGACTGCTCCGGCTTACAGCAGGCTGAGCTACGCGCAGCAGGGGCAGCTGATGTGGGTGAGGAAGAACTACATGATCTACAATTACTGCCAGGACTGGAAGAGATTCAAAGGGGTGTTGCCTCCTGAGTGCTCTCTGCCTCTCTACTAG
- the LOC121985211 gene encoding probable folate-biopterin transporter 4: protein MWISWATRMRASFGASFLWLVTMVYFNQGFRSFVWTAISYQMKDVLKLSPSSSQFLVSVAHSPWSIKPIYGILSDCIPINGRRRLPYLVIATILSLLPWLVLGLVTSARSSGNLFAAFLTVQNLGSAMADVVVDAMVAEAVHSELAEFAGDLQSLSWLSMALGGIFGSLLGGYTLSQLRIDTIFLLFSILPAIQLLSCSLIKESPLESDGAQNHDSKTMKFKDDVDHSNRKNSFIKTSKTSKRKNKRNNDNKRINLKYESPIRQPRSRLERYCISLKSAICNLVGTFKQPIILRPMAWFFFSNITVPSLSTVMFYYQTEVLKLEASFLGTARVIGWIGLMLGTYIYNRYLKHKKLREVLLMAHVGLGIGCLLDIILVSKLHNQLGIPDKHVVLWGSAFSDTIRQFKLMPFLILSGRLCPHGIEGTLFALFMSINNLGSTLGAFLGAALASALNISSDSFHNLIFGISIQLLATLFPISFLFLIPKEATGLAS from the exons ATGTGGATTTCCTGGGCGACGCGGATGCGGGCCTCCTTCGGAGCTTCCTTCCTTTGGCTTGTCACTATGGTCTACTTCAATCAG GGTTTCAGATCCTTTGTGTGGACTGCAATTTCTTACCAGATGAAAGACGTCCTGAAGTTATCGCCGTCTTCATCACAGTTTCTAGTTTCTGTTGCTCATTCTCCATGGAGTATCAAACCAATTTATGG AATACTGTCAGATTGTATTCCTATAAATGGAAGGAGGAGACTTCCTTATTTAGTTATAGCCacaattttatctcttttaccttGGCTTGTTCTTGGTCTCGTGACTTCTGCAAGGAGCTCAGGCAATTTGTTTGCTGCTTTTTTGACAGTACAAAACCTGGGGTCTGCCATGGCAGATGTTGTTGTTGATGCTATGGTTGCAGAGGCTGTTCATTCTGAACT GGCAGAATTTGCTGGCGATCTTCAATCATTGTCGTGGTTGTCGATGGCCTTAGGAGGAATTTTCGGAAGCTTGTTAGGAGGATACACCTTATCTCAACTCAGAATTGACACAATATTTCTACTTTTTTCAATTCTTCCAGCCATTCAGCTCTTGTCATGCTCTTTAATCAAGGAGTCTCCATTGGAATCCGATGGAGCACAAAACCATGATAGTAAAACTATGAAATTCAAAGATGATGTAGACCACTCTAACAGAAAAAATTCTTTCATTAAAACATCTAAGACATCCAAGAGAAAAAACAAGCGTAATAATGACAATAAGAGAATAAACTTAAAATATGAGAGTCCTATTAGGCAGCCTCGTTCACGACTTGAGAGATACTGTATATCTCTGAAATCAGCTATTTGTAATTTGGTTGGAACCTTCAAGCAGCCTATCATCTTAAG ACCTATGGCCTGGTTTTTCTTTTCAAACATTacagttccaagcctctcaacgGTTATGTTCTATTACCAGACTGAGGTTTTGAAGTTGGAAGCATCTTTTCTCGGTACTGCACGTGTGATTGGGTGGATTGGACTAATGCTTGGTACATATATATACAACAGATATTTGAAGCACAAGAAGCTAAGAGAAGTCCTCTT GATGGCTCATGTTGGACTTGGGATTGGATGTCTTCTCGATATCATTTTAGTATCCAAATTGCATAATCAGTTGGGCATACCAGATAAACATGTGGTTCTTTGGGGATCAGCTTTCAGTGACACAATCCGGCAATTCAA GTTGATGCCATTTCTGATACTCTCGGGTCGACTATGTCCCCATGGGATTGAAGGAACCCTTTTTGCACTCTTTATGTCCATAAACAACTTGGGTTCCACCTTGGGAGCATTCTTAGGTGCTGCTTTGGCCTCAGCGCTGAACATATCATCGGACTCTTTTCATAACCTGATCTTTGGCATTTCTATTCAACTATTGGCCACTCTGTTCCCCATATCCTTTCTGTTTTTGATCCCTAAAGAAGCCACAGGATTAGCATCATAA